Proteins encoded in a region of the Ranitomeya imitator isolate aRanImi1 chromosome 9, aRanImi1.pri, whole genome shotgun sequence genome:
- the SF3B2 gene encoding splicing factor 3B subunit 2: MAEIMDGGRDDGELAAGQAHDDDDDDMAATNSRLAQMAGMPMPTPPPTMGMGFPHGLNPRLAPDQENGKPPQAGVIPQPNDGLPKATLLEPEATRSLLLSRGNLVTNIPPLMPSLNRMRALNQSGDDSKDMEDSLSGPKIPQVLEKILQLKEIRQEEMMIPVATEEEDYDDSHFYYDIEEETTGPTKEKKGRRRKNRKKRTRRRATAAPSAVTDDINEAAEALAGKVEIEYVTEEPDIYDPNFIFFKRIFQAFKLTDDVKKEKEKEPEKVEKIEPAAPRKRFEEEMMDSDSDSDAEDKKLDAPKLSKKKLRRMNRFTVAELKQLVSRPDVVEMHDVTAQDPKLLVHLKGTRNSVPVPRHWCFKRKYLQGKRGIEKPPFQLPEFIKRTGIQEMREALQEKEEQKTMKSKMREKVRPKMGKIDIDYQKLHDAFFKWQNKPKLTIHGDLYYEGKEFETRLKEKKPGDLSDELKITLGMPVGPNSHKVPPPWLIAMQRYGPPPSYPNLKIPGLNSPIPESCSFGYHAGGWGKPPVDEMGKPLYGDVFGTNSSDFQSKNEEEDIDRTPWGELELSDDESSSEEEEEESDEDKPDETGFITPADSGLITPGGFSSVPAGMETPELIELRKKKNEEAMDGTETPLLFTVLPEKRMATVGGAIMGSTHIYDISSAMSRRGAPTEPQGVEVALAPEELELDPSAMTQKYEERVREAQEQVQKEDFSDMVAEHAAKQKQKKRKGQPQDSRSGKKYKEFKF; encoded by the exons ATGGCGGAAATCATGGACG GTGGCAGAGATGATGGTGAACTTGCTGCAGGCCAG GCccatgacgatgatgatgatgacatggcAGCCACGAACTCCAGACTGGCGCAG ATGGCTGGGATGCCGATGCCAACTCCTCCCCCGACCATGGGCATGGGATTTCCACACGGCCTAAACCCTCGACTGGCCCCTGACCAAGAAAACGGCAAACCGCCACAAGCGGGAGTCATTCCTCAGCCAAACGATGGGCTTCCTAAG GCGACTCTTCTGGAACCGGAGGCCACTCGCTCGCTCCTCCTCTCTAGAG GAAACCTTGTTACGAACATCCCACCGCTCATGCCTTCCCTTAATCGCATGCGCGCTCTCAATCAGTCTGGGGACGACTCTAAAGAC ATGGAGGATTCATTATCGGGTCCAAAGATTCCACAAGTTCTGGAGAAAATTCTTCAGCTCAAAGAAATCCGACAAGAAGAGATGATGATTCCGGTGGCCACAG aagaggaagattaCGACGATTCCCACTTTTACTATGACATCGAAGAGGAAACTACAGGACCAACCAAGGAG AAGAAAGGCCGCAGGCGAAAGAACCGTAAGAAACGGACGCGTAGGAGAGCGACCGCGGCCCCCTCTGCCGTCACCGATGACATAAATGAGGCAGCAGAGGCCTTGGCAGGGAAAGTGGAGATTGAATATGTGACGGAGGAGCCCGACATCTATGACCCCAACTTCATTTTCTTCAAAAGGATCTTTCAGGCTTTTAAG TTGACAGATGACGTtaagaaagaaaaggaaaaagagCCAGAAAAAGTAGAAAAAATCGAACCGGCGGCCCCCAGGAAGCGATTTGAGGAGGAGATGATGGACAGTGACAGCGACAGTGATGCTGAG GATAAAAAATTGGACGCACCAAAACTTTCCAAGAAAAAGTTAAGACGGATGAATAGATTCACGGTGGCGGAATTGAAGCAG TTGGTCTCGCGTCCCGATGTGGTGGAGATGCACGATGTCACCGCTCAAGATCCCAAGCTGCTGGTGCACCTGAAAGGGACCAGGAATTCTGTTCCCGTTCCTCGTCACTGGTGCTTCAAGCGAAAGTACCTGCAAGGAAAGAGAGGAATTGAGAAACCGCCATTCCAGCTCCCTGAATTTATCAAGAGAACGGGCATCCAGGAAATGAGAGAGGCGCTGCAAGAAAAG GAAGAGCAAAAGACTATGAAATCCAAGATGAGGGAGAAGGTTCGTCCCAAAATGGGAAAGATTGACATAGACTACCAGAAGCTCCACGATGCGTTCTTCAAATGGCAAAACAAACCCAAGCTGACCATCCATGGGGACCTGTACTATGAG GGAAAGGAATTTGAGACTCGCTTAAAGGAGAAGAAACCGGGTGACCTTTCTGATGAGCTGAAGATAACGTTGGGAATGCCGGTCGGGCCG AACTCCCATAAGGTGCCGCCACCTTGGCTTATCGCTATGCAGAGATACGGCCCTCCTCCTTCATACCCCAATCTGAAGATCCCGGGGCTAAATTCTCCTATTCCAGAG AGCTGTTCATTTGGCTATCACGCTGGTGGCTGGGGAAAGCCTCCTGTCGATGAAATGGGCAAACCCCTGTACGGAGATGTATTCGGGACGAACTCCTCAGACTTCCAG AGTAAGAATGAAGAAGAAGACATAGACAGGACCCCATGGGGAGAGTTAGAACTATCTGATGACGAGTCCTCCtccgaggaagaggaggaagaaagcGACGAGGACAAACCGGATGAGACTGGATTCATCACACCCGCTGATAG TGGACTCATCACTCCTGGAGGATTTTCTTCAGTCCCAGCCGGTATGGAGACCCCGGAACTTATCGAGTTGCGAAAAAAGAAGAATGAAGAAGCCATGGATGG TACGGAGACCCCGTTACTCTTCACTGTGCTGCCAGAGAAGAGGATGGCTACGGTTGGTGGAGCGATAATGGGATCCACGCACATCTACGATATTTCATCA GCCATGTCTCGGAGAGGTGCCCCAACAGAGCCCCAGGGGGTGGAGGTGGCCCTGGCCCCAGAGGAACTGGAATTAGACCCTTCAGCCATGACGCAGAAGTACGAGGAAAGAGTACGGGAAGCGCAAGAACAAGTGCAGAAGGAGGACTTTAGTGACATGGTGGCCGAACACGCGGCCAAGCAGAAG CAAAAGAAGAGGAAGGGGCAGCCACAAGATTCCCGCTCAGGGAAAAAGTACAAAGAATTCAAGTTCTGA